TGGACTCTGTGATGGGAATCTGTTCAGACAGACGTGAAAAGCACCAAGCGAACTTCTGTCACGATGAGGAATGACTGCGCACATTTGAACAAGCCTCAATGCATGTTGCGCCCAGAGAAAAACAACACCTTTAACTCAAACCCACCTGCGCCTGTGATCTCCACAACATCACCTCTGTCTCAACGCAGTCCCCAAACTACCTGTTCCACTCCTGTAAACATGTGGTGGCATGCAGTTTCCTGTGTGTTCACCAGAAATATAGAGATGTCTTTAGTGATGCTCAAAAACCAACTcatcaaaaaattaataaataaatgaaaaaacctGATTGGAATATGAATTAGTGTCATTATCTGTAATTGTCTCTGTGTAAGTGAGGTCTAGTGTAATTTTTTAAATGACCCTGAACGAAGAGGCACGGAGCTCTGACGTCTATAGCACTTAGCTTTTCAGTGTTAATGTATCTGTTACATCACTGTGTGAACGCTTTGGCTTCATAATGGACGCGATTTCCTAGATTCTAGATTTTAAGAAAAAAGCTTAGTTTAATATTTTACGTGTAATGTTTGGAGAGCACAATAACAATGAGGAAAACCATTGATGCAGTGTTGCCAATCCAGcctctaaaaaacaaaaatgcatattaatcTCTCAGTGTTTCTGTTGTGACTCATGGCACAGATGTCAGATTGACAGTATCTTTATTGGAAACATTAATCATGTACTAGGTCTGGTTCTAATGACTGATCTGCTgggtaaaacaattttttttttttaataattggggaatttgtttaaattattattattttttaatgatattaatgtaaaagagagtgcaaaaaaaaaaatccctttactGTTTATGTATAacattcacttctgaaaaatcaTCAATGATGAAGATTAAAGTGTGTGCTGTGGAGAGCTCTGGTTAGAGGTGTGTGTGATCAATGAGGCAGGAGTGAagtaaacactttaaaataatttatttcaaaagtcATGTATATTGACTGCCAGCTGAACATGATagctatataaaatatttacatgaagCACCACTTGTCAAAACGGCACAATTGCCCACCTAAGAAGAAGCACACTACAGAGTGAAGCAAAACAGAAAGACAACGACAACATGGCAGCCATCAGATGTGTTGATTTGGGAAGTAGATGCTCCGTATGCTGGACTCAGAAATCCACTTGACGTGCAGCTCACTGGTACATTATTGGAGCTTGTGTGCAGATTGAGGCAGTTTGCAGTTGGTCAGTGTCACTTCACATTAAGACAGACAGCAGCTGGTTTCTTTGGAAACTCCTCCCTGTGGATCGAGAGGACAATTAGAGATCAAGTATTTCATCATGGTTCACAGACATACTGACAAAACCTGACTGATGGGGATATGACCATCATGAAGTCTACGACTAATAACAACTCAACTACATGAGGGACTGAAGTCTGCCTGGTTAGCTCTGGCAACATGGTAACTCATTTAAATGCAACTCAGTGTTGGttgttaaataaatgattttgtcCAAACTTAAACTTTAGTTTCATTGTTGTGGTATAAAATTAATCTTGTTGCATCACTATAAACAAGATTACAACTGTAAAAATATCATGCAAAGTGTTTCTtcaaattcacattttaaatagaacatcagcaaaataataacaaacaagtGTTTCTCTTAAGAGTTTGTTCTTTATTTAACAGTCTCTCTATAAATACTGCAATGTTATCGCATTCCCAGATGCACACCCAGATGTTACCAATCACCCAACAATGTGTCACATGtccatatttaataatatttacttaaaataaaatacagaccaCTGTATACTGTCCAGCACCCCCAAACGTTTAGACATAATCAGATGCCACTAGGGCTATGTACCTAGATGAGGTCCTGTTAGCATAGTATGCATCTGACTGCTAAAGTTTCTGGCTACCTGCTGTCTCTGCTGCTGTCGCCTGTATTCCTCTTCACTAGCAGCCAGAGCCTGAGCTAAGGCCAGATCCTCCTGCTCCTGAGGGCTGAAGTGCACACAGTTTATTGGATTTCAATATTGCAGTACAGAAATCtgttaaaaagtaatattttgttGAACATTTACTCCAAAAATTttcaatacaaaatgtaaaaatagcttTAAAATCTGATGGTTTATTATTAGGGCAGAAGAGGTCAGGAATACCTGAGGGTAGGCTGGCTTGCACGATCAGATTCAGCCAGTGACATTTCTAATGCTCTCTGGAGGGCCTGTTCCTCTGTCTGTGAAATAAAACACAAGTCATGGTTTAAATCTAGTCTTGAGTAGATTCAAAATACACGGTCTACATTTAAACTATCTCAAAATGAACAACGCACCAGTCCGGCTTGAAACGACGCTGATGGGGGAATTACATTCTGCGCTGTTGGAGACACCATCGGAGAAGTATTTATCCTTTGTGCACTGAAGAGCAACAgagagtaaaaagtaaaaagataaaataatcaaaaattttTACAAAATGTGCTGTAACATTAAGGCTACATGCCTATGAACAATGTAGGACAACTAATACTGGCTTATCggtgatagttcacccagaaataaaatattatgtcatcattaatttatgtattattaatcatgtataattttttttcccttctgctggaagaaagaaaaaaaaaaaaagattttttgaagaatatggggaaccaaactgttttggtctcaaaatgttttttttttttttcaataatatggaagtcaacttttgtgttcaacagaagaaagaaattcatacatgaTGAATACATTCAGATTTGTAGTATTACTACAGCATTTCGCCTCTGTATTACAAATCACGCAAATAACTTTATTCTTGTCCACAACACTATTGTCGTCGTCTTGCTTGCAAAATATAATCGTCTTGCTTGCAAAATGCGTTCAATGTTTGcgtatataaatatgaaaaaaaataataaaaatcgaTTCGTGGCCATTGagagaatcgattttgaatcaaccacattttaaaaaacaatgaTATATATAGTATACACACAGACACTAAAATTCACGATTTTCATGTCTTCATTAAGACATGATGGATTAAATGAATCAAAgataacagtaaagacatttgcaatgttacaaaagacttctgtTTAAAGCAGTtcgtttgaactttctattcaaacaGTAGCTGCACAACCTCTCAATATTAGCAATAATATATGTTGgcgcaatgatttctgaagcatcacgtgacactgaagagcagagtaaagatgctgaaaattaatctttgccatcacaagaataaattaaatttttttattattttactgtatttttgatgtagTAAATACATCCTTGGTACGAGTACGAGAaattaaaaatcatactgacttTTGACTGTTAGTGTACAATCACATAACACTTCTGAGGGAACTGCTTTTTCTCAATGCTCTTACCAACTGCTCTGAGGTCTGGTGCGTCCAGTCCCTCCATTAGACACAGTCCTACAGCTCCCCCTAGCGGAGGAGGCTGCCGTGTTACTGCAAGAGGAGGCTTGAGCTCTCATTAAAGCAGCATGTCTGCAAAAGAAACCCCACCGTTACTAGTGTGTCCTCCAGAAAACTTCACTTAGCAGTATGAACACTAGACGACTGTACTGACCCTGGTTTGCCGACTGGCTTGCCGTCAGTCTTACAGTCATGGTCGAGTGGATGTCTATGTTTGAGACAGTAGTTCAAGT
The nucleotide sequence above comes from Carassius gibelio isolate Cgi1373 ecotype wild population from Czech Republic chromosome B3, carGib1.2-hapl.c, whole genome shotgun sequence. Encoded proteins:
- the LOC127952394 gene encoding AN1-type zinc finger protein 2A-like, translated to MEFPDLGEHCSEKSCKRLDFLPMKCDACEEIFCKDHITYANHKCTSSYKKDIQVPVCPLCNTPIPIRRGEMPDIKVGEHIDRDCKSDPAQRKRKIFTNKCSKGGCKQKEMIRVTCDQCHLNYCLKHRHPLDHDCKTDGKPVGKPGHAALMRAQASSCSNTAASSARGSCRTVSNGGTGRTRPQSSCAQRINTSPMVSPTAQNVIPPSASFQAGLTEEQALQRALEMSLAESDRASQPTLSPQEQEDLALAQALAASEEEYRRQQQRQQGGVSKETSCCLS